A stretch of Planctomycetota bacterium DNA encodes these proteins:
- the pth gene encoding aminoacyl-tRNA hydrolase, with translation MKIAVGIGNPGKRYEHTRHNLGFRVIGLVAAEHGISLSRRRFDALVGEGTFGTRQALLVQPQTYVNLTGSCVAPLLRWYHCPIEDLLVVCDDLNLDLGKLRLRRQGSAGGHKGLQSIIECLGTDEFARLRIGIGRGTDNVAHVLGRLEPAEEPVMAEAVAAGARIVDTWLREGLDAALTELNR, from the coding sequence ATGAAGATCGCCGTCGGCATCGGGAACCCGGGCAAACGCTACGAACACACGCGGCACAACCTGGGCTTTCGAGTCATTGGCCTGGTGGCCGCCGAGCACGGGATCAGCCTGAGCCGCCGGCGCTTCGATGCCCTCGTGGGCGAGGGCACGTTTGGAACGCGGCAGGCCCTGCTGGTCCAGCCGCAGACCTATGTGAACCTGACGGGGAGCTGTGTGGCCCCCCTGCTTCGGTGGTACCACTGCCCGATCGAGGACCTCCTGGTCGTCTGCGACGACCTCAACCTGGACCTCGGCAAGCTGCGGCTGCGGCGCCAGGGCTCGGCCGGGGGCCACAAGGGCCTCCAGTCGATCATCGAATGCCTGGGCACCGACGAGTTCGCCCGGCTGCGCATCGGCATCGGGCGTGGAACCGACAATGTGGCCCACGTGCTCGGCCGCCTCGAGCCCGCCGAAGAGCCCGTGATGGCCGAGGCCGTGGCGGCAGGCGCTCGCATCGTAGACACGTGGCTCCGTGAGGGCCTCGACGCGGCACTGACCGAACTGAACCGATGA